A single genomic interval of Lathyrus oleraceus cultivar Zhongwan6 chromosome 7, CAAS_Psat_ZW6_1.0, whole genome shotgun sequence harbors:
- the LOC127107456 gene encoding tobamovirus multiplication protein 3, which translates to MVARGVPGEAVMAVVASLDFTETSNWWRDINDSPLWQDRTFHLLAVLYGIVAAIALVQLVRIQLRVPEYGWTTQKVFHFLNFFVNGVRCLVFVFRRDVQKLQPEIVQHMLLDMPSLAFFTTYALLVLFWAEIYYQARAVSTDGLRPSFYTINAVVYVIQIALWLILWWKPISMLVILSKIFFAGVSLFAALGFLLYGGRLFLMLQRFPVESKGRRKKLQEVGYVTTICFSCFLIRCVMMCFNALDKAANIDVLDHPILNLIYFLLVEILPSSLVLFILRKLPPKRGITQYHPIR; encoded by the exons ATGGTGGCCAGAGGCGTGCCGGGGGAAGCGGTTATGGCCGTGGTCGCCTCCCTTGACTTCACCGAGACATCCAACTGGTGGAGAGATATCAACGACTCCCCTCTCTGGCAGGATCGTACTTTCCATCTCCTTGCCGTCCTCTACGGAATCGTAGCCGCCATCGCTCTC GTTCAACTTGTTCGAATACAATTGAGAGTTCCGGAATATGGTTGGACGACGCAGAAGGTCTTTCACTTTCTCAATTTTTTCGTCAATGGGG TTAGATGTTTAGTTTTCGTTTTCCGTCGAGATGTGCAGAAGTTACAGCCAGAG ATTGTCCAACATATGTTACTTGACATGCCCAGTCTTGCTTTCTTTACCACATATGCACTTTTGGTTCTCTTCTGGGCTGAGATTTATTATCAG GCACGAGCTGTATCTACCGACGGTCTGAGACCAAGTTTCTACACGATTAATGCTGTGGTTTATGTTATTCAG ATTGCTTTGTGGTTGATATTATGGTGGAAACCTATCAGCATGCTGGTCATTTTGTCAAAGATATTCTTTGCAG GGGTCTCTTTGTTTGCGGCTCTTGGCTTTCTACTCTATGGTGGGAG ATTATTCTTGATGCTGCAACGCTTCCCTGTTGAATCCAAAGGTCGCCGCAAGAAGCTACAAGAG GTCGGCTACGTGACTACCATATGTTTTTCATGTTTCCTTATCAGATGTGTTATG ATGTGCTTTAATGCACTTGATAAAGCGGCTAACATTGATGTATTGGACCATCCCATTCTAAACCTTATATATTTCCTG TTGGTGGAAATATTGCCTTCTTCTTTGGTCCTTTTCATTTTGAGAAAACTACCGCCTAAGCGAGGAATCACACAATATCACCCAATTCGTTAA
- the LOC127102520 gene encoding S-adenosylmethionine synthase 3-like → MPTGETVAVKVLGANSRQREQEFLTEVLLLGRLHHKNLVALVGYAAERGRHMLLYIYMSKDSLASHLYGKDYEPLSWDLRLSITLDVARKTENTHGIDEFKYRNIGFVSADVGLDADNCKVLVGIEQQSPNIAQGVHGHFTKKLEEIGAGDQGHMLGYTTDETPEFSQKEFTAVKDKLISKISKFKKSQIWN, encoded by the exons ATGCCTACAGGTGAGACGGTTGCCGTTAAAGTTCTTGGTGCTAATTCAAGACAAAGAGAACAAGAATTTTTGACTGAGGTTCTATTACTTGGAAGATTACATCACAAAAACCTTGTGGCTTTGGTGGGATATGCTGCGGAAAGAGGACGACATATGCTCCTTTACATTTACATGAGCAAAGACAGTCTTGCTTCTCATTTATATGGAAAAGATTATGAGCCATTAAGCTGGGATTTGAGACTTAGCATAACACTAGATGTTGCAAGG AAAACTGAAAATACTCATGGCATTGATGAGTTTAAGTACAG GAACATTGGGTTTGTTTCTGCAGACGTGGGTCTTGATGCTGATAACTGCAAGGTTCTTGTGGGTATTGAGCAGCAGAGTCCGAATATTGCTCAGGGCGTGCATGGACATTTCACCAAGAAGCTTGAGGAGATTGGTGCTGGTGACCAGGGTCATATGCTTGGTTATACTACTGATGAGACTCCTGAGTTTTCACAAAAAGAATTCACTGCGGTAAAGGATAAATTAATCAGTAAGATTTCAAAATTCAAAAAATCCCAAATTTGGAATTAG
- the LOC127100313 gene encoding uncharacterized protein LOC127100313 yields PYKPPIPYPQRLVKTKDVGQFRKFVDLLKQLNVTIPFTEAITQMPSYDSETVTLPAECSAIIQNMPPKLKDPGSFSIPCHIGKFVIDKALCDLGAGISVMPLSICKRLEMGELRPTKMSVQLADRSIKYPVGILENVPVRIGQFYIPTDFTIMDIREDDTTPIILGRPFLATAGAIIDVKRGRLTFEVGEEKIEFILSQFLKAPAIEDT; encoded by the exons ccttacaaaccacctataccttaccctcaaaggcttgttaaaaccaaagatgtaggccaatttagaaaatttgtcgatctccttaaacaattaaacgttacaattccgtttaccgaagctattacgcagatgccctcatat gatagcgaaaccgttacactccctgccgaatgtagcgctataatccaaaacatgccccctaaactcaaggatccgggtagcttctctataccctgtcacataggaaaatttgtcatcgacaaagccttatgcgatttaggagccggaattagcgttatgcctttatccatatgtaagagactggaaatgggagaattaagaccgaccaaaatgtctgtgcaattagcagatcgttccatcaaatatcctgtaggaatccttgaaaacgttcccgtacgcataggtcagttttacattcccactgacttcacaattatggacattagagaagatgatactacacctattatactaggaagaccattcttagcaactgccggtgcaatcatagacgtaaaacgaggaagactcaccttcgaagtaggtgaagagaaaattgaattcattctttcccaattcttgaaagcacctgcaatagaagataca